One part of the Fusobacterium sp. JB019 genome encodes these proteins:
- a CDS encoding (deoxy)nucleoside triphosphate pyrophosphohydrolase, protein MEKIIKVVGAIIENEEGQILCTLRPTKKILGNYWEFPGGKVEEGETAYEAIKREIKEELEAEIEPYEIVGNVFHKYERGVINLIGIRCKLISKHFKLLEHDSHIWLNKKNLNSLVWAPADIELINKLKKED, encoded by the coding sequence ATGGAAAAAATAATAAAAGTAGTTGGAGCTATAATAGAAAATGAAGAAGGTCAAATTTTATGTACTCTAAGGCCTACCAAAAAGATACTAGGAAACTACTGGGAATTTCCTGGAGGGAAGGTAGAAGAAGGAGAAACAGCTTATGAAGCAATTAAAAGAGAAATAAAAGAAGAGTTAGAGGCAGAAATAGAACCTTATGAAATAGTTGGCAATGTATTTCATAAATATGAAAGAGGAGTTATTAACTTAATTGGAATAAGATGTAAATTAATTTCTAAACATTTTAAGTTATTAGAACATGATTCTCATATTTGGTTAAATAAGAAAAATTTGAATTCTTTAGTTTGGGCTCCTGCAGATATAGAATTAATAAATAAATTAAAAAAAGAAGATTAA
- a CDS encoding chromate transporter codes for MMYIKIFLSFVQIGLFSIGGGYAALPLIEQILVNQNHWITMNQFTDLITIASMTPGPIAINASTFVGTKLGGIPGAVVATAGCVTPSCIIVITLAHFYYKYKNLESVKKILETLRPVVVALIGTAGAAIITVAFWGTKRIGALKDINIIAIWIFLFCYIILKKFKKSPITVIILSGIIGIFVYGGII; via the coding sequence ATGATGTATATTAAAATATTTTTAAGTTTTGTTCAAATAGGTTTATTTAGTATAGGTGGAGGTTACGCAGCTTTACCCTTAATAGAACAGATTTTAGTAAATCAAAATCATTGGATTACCATGAATCAATTTACAGATTTAATAACTATAGCTTCTATGACTCCAGGTCCAATTGCAATTAATGCATCGACATTTGTAGGAACAAAATTAGGAGGAATTCCAGGAGCAGTAGTTGCTACAGCAGGATGTGTAACTCCTTCTTGTATTATAGTAATAACATTGGCTCACTTTTATTATAAATATAAAAATTTAGAGAGTGTAAAGAAGATTTTAGAAACTTTAAGACCAGTAGTTGTTGCTTTGATAGGAACAGCAGGAGCGGCTATAATAACAGTTGCATTCTGGGGAACCAAGAGAATAGGAGCTTTAAAAGATATAAATATTATAGCTATTTGGATATTTTTATTCTGTTATATAATACTTAAAAAATTTAAAAAAAGCCCAATAACAGTAATAATTCTTTCAGGAATAATAGGAATTTTTGTGTACGGTGGGATAATATAA
- a CDS encoding C-GCAxxG-C-C family (seleno)protein, producing the protein MLKNIAKKYYHEQNYNCAESILLAVNEYYHLNLKKDDYEFLTAFGGGLGCERICGALTGGIAALGKLFKVDKETMHTLSAELINDFEIHLNTSICLELKEKYRTEKFHCLKTVELAADVFENFVSKNKNFLSIR; encoded by the coding sequence ATGCTAAAAAATATTGCTAAAAAATATTATCACGAACAAAATTATAACTGTGCTGAATCTATTTTACTTGCTGTCAATGAATATTATCATCTAAATCTTAAAAAAGATGATTATGAATTTTTAACTGCTTTTGGAGGAGGTCTTGGATGTGAAAGAATCTGTGGAGCTTTAACTGGAGGAATAGCTGCACTAGGAAAGCTTTTTAAAGTTGATAAAGAAACTATGCATACTTTGTCTGCTGAACTTATAAATGATTTTGAAATTCATTTAAATACCAGTATTTGTTTAGAATTAAAAGAAAAATATAGAACAGAAAAATTCCATTGTTTAAAAACTGTTGAACTTGCAGCAGATGTTTTTGAAAACTTTGTTTCAAAAAATAAAAATTTTCTTAGTATTAGATAA
- a CDS encoding chromate transporter: MTKNKHLYFKLFLSTFYLSAFTFGGGYVIVPLMKKKFVDDLGWVEEKEMLDLIAIGQSSPGAIAVNTSILIGYRVAGLRGAFVTISGTVLPPLIIITIVSMFYSAFRDNKVVNAILKGMQAGVAVVIFDVVSTMTLTILKSKKIFMIILMIIAFLAAYYFRVNVALIIIIAMIIGVIRK; encoded by the coding sequence ATGACTAAAAATAAACATTTATACTTTAAATTGTTTTTATCAACTTTTTATTTAAGCGCTTTTACATTTGGAGGAGGTTATGTAATAGTTCCTTTAATGAAAAAAAAGTTTGTAGATGATTTAGGATGGGTAGAAGAAAAGGAAATGCTAGATTTAATTGCTATTGGACAATCTTCACCAGGGGCAATAGCAGTAAATACTTCAATTTTAATAGGATATAGAGTAGCAGGGTTAAGAGGAGCATTTGTTACTATTTCAGGAACTGTATTACCACCACTAATAATAATAACAATAGTTTCTATGTTTTATTCTGCTTTTAGAGATAATAAAGTAGTTAATGCAATTTTAAAAGGAATGCAAGCAGGGGTTGCTGTAGTAATTTTTGATGTGGTATCTACTATGACTCTAACTATTTTAAAAAGCAAAAAAATATTTATGATAATTTTAATGATAATTGCATTTTTAGCAGCTTATTATTTTAGAGTAAATGTAGCATTGATAATAATAATTGCAATGATAATTGGGGTGATAAGGAAATGA